The Desulfobulbaceae bacterium genome has a segment encoding these proteins:
- a CDS encoding HAMP domain-containing protein has translation MKDSTMFYKSLSVKLRLVGFVILLLSLFIGSGLFGIMGMRSSNNSLSLVYTNEVIPLTKLEQLHSLIHAEIIQQVDRLLFEQITWEECQLKVEKAKTQINKHWQSLNTLNSSEKNVSTTEKWQDSYSLMANTTDDVLNNLTLLLQSHDLERLDLFTDKKLYPLGELYSEKIDLMTRDHLAMIDKEYQISQQRFIVAKQSFILALLVGVAVSIFLSFLIIKSINTPLSMITTAMKNLSHGNISEKISYDRQDEFAILTNGFNQMSTYLSDLISEIERSGIQVTSSITEIAATIKQQETTVNEQAATSNEIAASTTEIAATAENLMETMSKVTDMAQHTAMAASQSHSRLNNINSIMKKMEESSQTIVTKLSILSEKARTIAGVTKTINKIADQTNLLSLNAAIEAEKAGEYGAGFSVVASEIRRLADLTAVATFDIEQMVSEVQSSVASGVMNIEKFADDVRRGFQEVQISSNQISQVIDQVQAIRPPIETVNEGIAAQSLGAKQISESVDQLNEAAQQTAESVSQTSQTIFQLNRAALILRDSVAKFKVKSGPISPDNES, from the coding sequence ATGAAGGACTCAACAATGTTTTATAAATCATTAAGCGTCAAACTCCGGCTCGTCGGTTTCGTCATCCTCTTGCTTTCTTTGTTCATAGGGTCCGGACTCTTCGGGATCATGGGCATGCGCAGCAGTAACAACTCCCTCTCCTTGGTCTACACCAACGAGGTCATTCCCCTCACCAAACTAGAACAACTCCACAGCCTTATCCATGCCGAGATCATTCAGCAGGTTGACCGCCTGCTTTTTGAGCAAATCACCTGGGAGGAATGCCAACTCAAGGTAGAAAAGGCCAAAACTCAAATTAACAAACACTGGCAGAGCCTGAACACCCTCAACTCATCGGAAAAAAATGTCAGCACAACCGAAAAATGGCAAGACTCCTACTCTCTCATGGCTAACACCACCGATGACGTCCTGAACAATCTCACACTTTTGCTTCAAAGCCATGACCTTGAACGCCTAGACCTTTTCACGGACAAGAAACTCTACCCCTTAGGAGAACTCTATAGTGAAAAAATCGACCTGATGACCAGAGACCATCTGGCCATGATCGACAAGGAATACCAAATATCGCAGCAACGCTTTATCGTTGCAAAACAGAGCTTTATCCTTGCTCTCCTGGTCGGCGTGGCTGTCTCTATCTTCCTCAGCTTCTTAATCATCAAAAGCATCAACACACCACTCTCCATGATCACCACCGCCATGAAAAATCTATCCCATGGCAATATCAGTGAAAAAATCAGCTATGACCGCCAAGACGAATTCGCCATCCTGACCAACGGTTTCAACCAGATGTCCACCTATCTCTCTGACCTGATCTCCGAGATCGAACGCTCAGGCATTCAGGTCACAAGTTCAATCACCGAAATTGCCGCCACCATCAAACAACAGGAGACCACGGTCAACGAGCAGGCCGCCACCTCCAATGAAATTGCCGCCTCTACCACCGAAATCGCCGCCACTGCCGAAAACCTGATGGAGACCATGTCCAAGGTCACCGACATGGCACAACACACCGCCATGGCCGCGTCACAGAGTCATTCCCGCCTGAACAACATCAACAGCATCATGAAAAAGATGGAGGAATCATCGCAAACCATCGTCACCAAACTTTCCATCCTGAGCGAAAAGGCCCGCACCATTGCTGGGGTGACCAAGACCATCAATAAGATCGCCGACCAGACCAACCTCCTGTCCCTTAACGCCGCCATTGAAGCTGAAAAAGCCGGTGAATACGGCGCAGGGTTCTCGGTTGTGGCATCGGAGATCAGACGCCTCGCCGACCTGACGGCCGTAGCCACCTTCGATATCGAACAGATGGTCTCCGAAGTCCAATCCTCGGTAGCCAGTGGAGTAATGAATATTGAAAAATTTGCTGACGATGTCCGCCGCGGCTTTCAGGAGGTCCAGATCAGCTCCAACCAGATCTCTCAAGTCATTGATCAAGTCCAGGCGATACGACCACCGATCGAAACTGTCAACGAAGGTATTGCCGCCCAGTCCCTTGGCGCCAAACAGATCAGTGAATCCGTTGATCAACTAAACGAGGCGGCCCAACAAACCGCAGAATCGGTATCTCAGACCAGCCAGACCATTTTCCAACTGAACAGAGCGGCCCTTATCCTCAGAGACTCGGTCGCCAAGTTCAAAGTCAAATCCGGCCCGATATCTCCAGATAACGAGTCATGA
- a CDS encoding chemotaxis protein CheW, producing the protein MRPTINPASTEDVESSPVWPCRPTLIYNNSLIPSLIAYPRKKPVSLSYADLNIDDCWNQIGVFSKEQSRCERLAELAHCLNCDQYTSTGRLLLNRPLPDDYRRELSEHLSHPIIKQAKRTQSAFIFRAGDEWLGVTSTMIKEVVDMGPIHSIPHKSSRIFRGIVNIRGRPELCVSIGGVLRIEPGTRQQGTPAPERLIVAAKDGQSIVFPVSEVMGPVLYDASILKPLPITVSGSKAVYTKGILNINDQEVGMLDDAMLFRILTRNLG; encoded by the coding sequence ATGAGGCCAACTATCAATCCTGCCTCAACCGAGGACGTAGAATCATCACCCGTCTGGCCATGCCGACCGACCCTAATATATAATAATAGCCTAATCCCGAGCCTGATCGCTTACCCAAGGAAGAAACCCGTGTCATTATCATACGCTGACCTTAACATTGACGACTGCTGGAACCAGATTGGTGTCTTCAGCAAGGAACAGAGCCGCTGTGAACGACTAGCAGAACTGGCCCACTGCCTGAACTGCGACCAGTACACCAGCACAGGCCGACTGCTCCTCAACCGCCCTCTTCCCGACGACTACCGCCGTGAACTCAGCGAACACTTGAGCCACCCCATCATCAAACAAGCCAAACGGACTCAATCGGCCTTCATCTTCAGAGCCGGCGATGAGTGGCTGGGCGTAACATCGACCATGATCAAGGAAGTGGTGGACATGGGCCCCATCCACTCCATCCCCCACAAGAGCAGCCGCATCTTTCGTGGTATCGTCAACATCCGTGGGCGACCGGAACTCTGCGTCTCCATTGGTGGCGTGCTAAGGATCGAACCAGGCACCAGACAACAGGGCACACCCGCGCCCGAGCGACTGATCGTTGCCGCCAAAGACGGACAGAGTATCGTCTTTCCAGTCAGCGAAGTCATGGGGCCAGTGCTCTATGACGCCAGCATACTCAAGCCCCTGCCCATAACCGTCTCCGGCTCAAAGGCGGTCTATACCAAAGGAATACTGAATATCAACGACCAAGAGGTCGGCATGTTGGATGACGCCATGCTGTTTCGTATCCTGACCAGAAACCTGGGATGA